The Streptomyces achromogenes DNA segment AAGACGCGCAGCAGCAGGTCGACCGTGTCCCGGATCGCCCACGCGTGCGCGTACGGCCCGAAATACCTGACGCCCTTCTTCTTCTGGCCGCGCATCACCTGCACACGCGGGTACTCCTCGTTCATCGTGACCGCGAGGTACGGGTAGCTCTTGTCGTCGCGGTACTTGACGTTGAACCGGGGGTCGTACTCCTTGATCCAGGAGTACTCCAGCTGCAGCGCCTCGACCTCCGTGGACACCACCGTCCACTCCACCGACGCGGCCGTGGTGACCATCGAGCGGGTGCGCGGGTGCAGGCCCGCCAGATCCTGGAAGTAGTTCGCCAGGCGCTGGCGCAGGCTCTTCGCCTTTCCGACGTAGATCACCCGGCGGTGCTCGTCGCGGAACCGGTACACCCCGGGAGAGTCCGGGATCTGTCCCGGCTTGGGGCGGTAGCTGGAGGGATCGGCCATGTCTCACACCCTACTGGCGCGGGGTGACACTCCGGTGGGGCTGTGGACAACGTCCGGGGCGGCCGCCCGGGCCCTGTGCGGGCACGGGCACGGCAGAGGTGGGGCCGGGGGCGCGGGGCGGGTGGGGCCGGGGGGCGCGGCAAGGGTGGGGCGGAGGCTCGGCAGGGGCGGGGCCGGGGGCGTCGACTCGGCCACACGCACATGCCACTCGGGCATCAGGTGTTGTCGGGACTTGGTCAACACGCTTCAATGCGGGGGAACTCGGGGCCTGAACGCCGCCTTTCGGATGTGAAGGCGCTCCGCGTGGCCGGCAAGGCCCCGGCCCTTCGCACGAACGGTCCGACCAACCGTCGTGAGCATTCACAGAAAGGCCCCTTGCATGCCGCACGCCCCACAGCACGCGGACACCGCCGGCCAGGCCCCCGCCGCGGAACTGGACACGGCCCTGCAGGGCGGCCCCTTCCACGTGGCGCTGCGGGCCGCGATCGCCGCCCGCGGACTGCCGCTGCAGCGCGTCCAGCATCATCTGTCGCGGTACGGGGTCCGGGTGGGCGTCACAAGCCTGAGTTACTGGCAGCAGGGCGCCCGGCGGCCGCAGCGCCCCGAGTCGCTGCGCGCCGTGCGCGCGCTGGAGGAGATCCTGCATCTGCCGGACGAGTCCCTCATCCGGCTGCTCGCGGAGTCCGACGACGGACACGGGACCGCGTCGGCAAGGGAGTCCGCCGGACGCTCCTACCGTTCGCTGCTGCAGGCCTCCGGAGCTCTCGAACGGCTGCTCGCCGAACTGGAGTGCTCCGTGGACGGGGGTCTGCACACGCTCGGCCATCACGAGCGGGTGCGCATCGGGGCGCGCCGCGAGCTTTCCAGCCGGGAGTCGCAGCACATCGTGCGCGCCCATCACGACGGCGTCGACCGCTTCGTCGCCGTCCATCACGGCGACCCCGGCTGCGCGCCTGAGCGGATGACCGTGCACGCCCTGGAGAACTGCCGGGCCGGCCGTGTCCGCCGCCATCACGACACCGGCGTGCTCGTGGCGGAGCTCCTGTTCGACACCCGGCTGCGGGCCGGTGACACCTTCCTCTTCCGTTACGGCGTCGAGGACGGCACCGCCGGCGTGTGCCGCGAGTACGTGCGCGGTTTCGGGACGGCCGGCGGCCAGTACGCCCTCCAGGTCCGCTTCACGGAGAACGCGATTCCGGTGCGCTGCCACCGCTTCACCCAGCACTCGGCGGCGGCGCCGCGCGGCGGCCGCCAGGAACTGCCGCTCAGCGGCCGGCACCGCTCGGTGCATCTCGTGGAGCCGCGGGTGCGGTCGGGGATGGTGGGCATCGGCTGGGACTGGGACTGACCGGCGCGACTGACCGGGAGGGCTCTCCCCTCCGTGCGCAACGTCTCCTCGCCCCGGCCTGAGGACGCGGCGGCGCCCCGCGGGAGTCCCGCGGGGCGCCGTCCTTTCACCGTTGCGCGCGCCAGGGCCCGGGCCCACGCGCGCGGAGTGCCCGCGTCAGGCCTTGCGGGCCCGCGTCGTCTTCTTCGCGGCTGTCGCCTTCGTCTCGGCGGGCTTGGCGACAGCTGACTTCGCCGTGTTCTTCGCGGCGGTCGTGGCGGTGGCGGCCGTCTTCCGCGTCGTCGCCCGGGCCGCGACCGTCTTCTTCGCCGCGGCCTTGCGCGGGGCCTTGACCGGGGCCCCGTCACTGATCCGGTCGGCGCCGAGGATCTCACGCAGGAACTTCCCGGTGTGGCTGGTCGCCACCGCGGCGACCTCCTCCGGCGTGCCCTCGGCGATGACGAGTCCGCCGCCCGCGCCGCCCTCGGGGCCCATGTCGACGACCCAGTCGGCGGTCTTGATCACATCGAGGTTGTGCTCGATGACGATGACCGTGTTGCCCTTCTCGACCAGGCCCGAGAGCACCTTGAGCAGCTTGCTGATGTCCTCGAAGTGCAGGCCCGTGGTCGGCTCGTCCAGGACGTAGACCGTGCGGCCGGTGGAGCGCTTCTGCAGCTCGCTGGCGAGCTTCACCCGCTGCGCCTCGCCGCCCGACAGGGTGGTCGCGGCCTGACCGAGCCGGACGTAGCCGAGGCCGACGTCCTTCAGGGTGTTGAGGTGGCGGGCGATCGCGGGAACGGCCTCGAAGAACTCCGTCGCCTCCTCGATCGGCATGTTCAGGACCTCGGCGATGGACTTGCCCTTGTAGTGGACCTCCAGGGTCTCCCGGTTGTACCGGGCGCCGTGGCAGACCTCGCACGGGACGTAGACGTCCGGGAGGAAGTTCATCTCGATCTTGATCGTGCCGTCGCCGGCGCAGTTCTCGCAGCGGCCGCCCTTGACGTTGAAGGAGAAGCGGCCGGGCAGGTAGCCGCGGACCTTCGCCTCGGTCGTCTCCGCGAAGAGCTTGCGGACGTGGTCGAAGACGCCGGTGTAGGTGGCCGGGTTGGAACGCGGGGTGCGGCCGATCGGCGACTGGTCGACGTGCACCACCTTGTCGACGAGGTCGTCGCCGTCCACCCGCGTGTGCCGTCCCGGCACGTTCCTCGCGCCGTTCAGCTCGCGGGCCAGGTGGGTGTACAGGATGTCGTTGACCAGCGTGGACTTGCCGGAGCCGGAGACGCCGGTGACCGCGGTGAACAGGCCCAGCGGGAAGGACACGTCGATGTCCTGCAGGTTGTTCTCACGGGCGCCGTGGACGGTGAGCCGCCGCGAGGGGTCCTGCGGGCGCCGGATGTCCGGCAGCGGGATCGCCTTCTTGCCGGACAGGTACTGCCCCGTCTGCGACTCGGCGTTGGCCAGCAGTTCCTTCAGGGAGCCGCTGTGCACGACCTTGCCGCCGTGCTCGCCGGCGCCGGGGCCGATGTCGACGATCCAGTCGGCGACCTTGATGGTGTCCTCGTCGTGCTCGACGACGATCAGTGTGTTGCCCATGTCCCGCAGCCGGACCAGGGTCTCGATCAGCCGGTGGTTGTCACGCTGGTGCAGGCCGATGGACGGCTCGTCGAGGACGTACAGGACGCCGACGAGGCCGGAGCCGATCTGGGTGGCCAGCCGGATGCGCTGGGCCTCGCCGCCGGAGAGCGTGGCGGCCGCGCGGTTGAGCGAGAGGTAGTCCAGGCCGACGTCGACCAGGAACCGCAGCCGCTCGTTGACCTCCTTGAGGACCCGCTCGGCGATCTTCTTGTCGCGGGCGTCGAGCTTCAGCTCGCCCAGGAACTCGGCGCAGTCGCTGATGGACATGCCGGAGACCTCGGCGATGGACTTCTCCATGACCGTGACCGCGAGGACGAGCGGCTTCAGCCGGGTGCCCTGGCAGGTGGGGCAGGGCACCTCGCGCATGTAGCCCTCGAAGCGCTCCCGGCTGGCGTCGCTCTCGGCCTCGCCGTGCCGGCGCTTGACGAACGGGACGGCCCCCTCGAAGGGCGTCGTGTATACCCGCTCCCGGCCGTACCGGTTGCGGTAGCGGACCTCGATCTGCGTCTTGTGGCCGTGCAGCAGGGCCTTCCTGGCCCGCTGGGGCAGGCCCGCGAAGGGGATGTCGGTACGGAAGCCGAGCGCGTCGGCGAGCGCTCCGATCAGACGGCCGAAGTAGTCCTTGGTGTGGCCGTGCGACCAGGGGTGGATGGCGCCCTCGTCGAGGGACTTGTCCTCGTCCGGGACGATCAGTTCGGGGTCGACCTCCATGCGCGTGCCGATGCCGGAGCACTCGGGGCACGCGCCGAAGGGCGAGTTGAAGGAGAACGAGCGCGGCTCGAGCTCCTCGAAGGACAGGTCGTCGTACGGGCAGTACAGGTGCTCCGAGTACATGCGCTCGCGCTCGGGGTCGTCCGCGGCGAGGTCGACGAAGTCGAGCACCACCATCCCGCCGGAGAGCCCGAGGGCGGTCTCCACGGAGTCGGTGAGCCGGCGCTTGGCGGTGTCCTTCACCGTGAGGCGGTCGATGACCACCTCGATGGTGTGCTTCTCCTGCTTCTTCAGCGTGGGCGGGCTGGACAGCTGGACCGTCTCGCCGTCCACCCGCGCGCGGCTGTAGCCCTTGGTCTGGAGATCGGCGAAGAGGTCGACGAACTCGCCCTTGCGCTCGCGCACCAGCGGCGAGAGCACCTGGAAGCGGCTGCCCTCCGGCAGCTCCAGCACCTTGTCGACGATGGCCTGCGGCGACTGGCGGGTGATCGGCCGGGCGCATTCGGGACAGTGCGGCTTGCCGATGCGCGCGAAGAGCAGCCGCAGGTAGTCGTAGACCTCGGTGATCGTGCCCACCGTGGAGCGCGGGTTGCGCGAGGTCGACTTCTGGTCGATCGAGACGGCCGGGGAGAGGCCCTCGATGAAGTCGACGTCCGGCTTGTCCATCTGCCCCAGGAACTGCCGGGCGTAGGACGAGAGGGACTCGACGTAGCGCCGCTGGCCCTCGGCGAAGATGGTGTCGAAGGCCAGCGAGGACTTGCCCGACCCCGACAGGCCCGTGAAGACGATGAGCGAGTCGCGTGGCAGGTCGAGCGAGACATTCTTGAGGTTGTGCTCGCGCGCGCCACGGACGATGAGACGGTCGGCCACGCCGGTCCGCACCTTTCTTGAGAGAAGTGACAGGGGCGGGGCCCCCGTCTTCCTCAGACTAGGGGGAGCCACTGACAACGCCGGTCGGGATTCGGCCGGGGTTCACCGGTTCACAACAATCCCCGGCCTTCCAGCATGCCCGACGCCGCCACCGACCTTATAGCACGCACATTCGATTAGCGGTCTCGGCCGACCTCCTTCACCCGAACGAGTGGCGAGACTAGGGTCAGCACCATGATTGATCACGCTCATGACCTGGAGTCCGTACGTACCGCGACCGAACGGCTGCTCAACGCACTCGCCGGACGGGACGACGCATCGGTCGCCGAGCCCTCCCGGCTGCCCGGCTGGAGCCGCGGCCATGTCCTCGCCCACCTCGCCCGCAACGCGGACGCCCTGGTGAACGTCTTCGAGGGCCGTCCCATGTACGCCGACGCCCAGGTGCGCGACGCCGACATCGAGCGGGACGCCCCGCGCCCCCTTCCGGTCCAGCTCGCGGACGTCCGGGAGAGCGCGGCCCGCTTCCAGGCGGCCGCGGCCGCGCCCGCGGACTGGTCGCGGACGGTGGAGCTGCGCAACGGCGTCGTCGACGCGGCGGCCCGCGTGCCGTTCCGGCGGTGGGTGGAGGTCGAGCTGCATGCCGTGGACCTCGGCATCGGCTACGAGCTCGAGGACCTGCCGTCTGAGTTCACCGTGCGGGAGACCGAGTTCCTCGCCGAGCGGTTCGCCGGGCATCCCGATGTGCCGCCGACCCGCCTCACGGACGGCACGCGCGCGTGGCGCACGGGCCGCAAGGCCGACGAGCCCGAGGTGACCGTCACCGGCACCCCGGCGGACCTCCTCGGCTGGCTCGCCGGACGCCGTGACGGAGCCGGGCTGACGATCGACGGCGGGCCGCTCCCGGCCCTTCCCCCGCTATAGGCTGCGACCATGACGTACAGCGGACAGGTGACGGTCGGCGGCCCGGCGGACGTGCACGAGCTCAAGGACCTGATGATCACCAAGATCGCGGTCGGCCCGATGAACAACAACGCCTATCTGCTGCGCTGCCGGGCCACCGACGAGCAACTGCTGATCGACGCGGCTAACGACGCGCAGGCACTGCTCGGCACCATCGGTGCCGACGGCATCGCGTCCGTCGTCACCACCCATCAGCACGGCGACCACTGGCAGGCGCTCGCCGAGGTCGTGGCGGCCACGCGGGCGCGTACCTTCGCCGGCCGCGAGGACGCCGCCGGCATCCCGGTACCGACCGACGTCCCGGTCGACGACGGCGACGTCATCCGGGTCGGGAACGTGGAGCTGACGGCACGCCACCTGGTCGGGCACACGCCGGGCTCGATCGCCCTGGTCTACGACGACCCGCACGGCCACCCCCACGTCTTCACCGGCGACTGCCTGTTCCCGGGCGGTCCTGGAAGGACAACACGTCCGGAAGAGTTCAACTCCCTGATGGACGGCCTGGAGACCAAGCTGTTCGACGTCCTTCCGGACGAGACCTGGATCTATCCCGGCCACGGCAACGACACCACCATCGGCACGGAGCGGCCCCACCTCGCGCAGTGGCGCGCACGAGGCTGGTAACCGTCCAACGCCGAGCGCCCCTGTTTCGAAACCGAAGCGGGGGCGGTCGCGCATTCAGGCCCGTTCCGCGCTCGGGCTCGAGCGGGCTGCGACCGCCGCTGTCACCTCACGACCCTTGACCTGCGGGCCGCCCCGCAGGAGAGCCCGGGGCGCCCCGGAGGCCGAGGACGGTGAGGTGTTCCGGCAGAGGATCCGCGTGGCCCTGGACCGTGACCACGCCCGCGCCCTGCGCGTCTCGCGCCGCCGGGCTCCTGCCTGACGCACCTGGCGGGCGACCCGGCGGAGGCGGTGCCCGTCGCTCCGGCGATCCCGTGGACGCCCCGTCGGCGATCTAGTGGGTGGACCCGCTGTGCTCCCGCACAGTGGCCGCCTCGCTCGCCGTCGTCCCGGCCCCCGGCTCGGCGCTCTGCTTCGCGAAGCCGCGCCGGCCCGGCAGGACCGCGAGGACGATCAGCGTTCCGGCGGCCATGATGATTCCGCCGATGAGGCTGGTCTGGGCGACCCCGTGGGCGAAGGCCTGGTGGACGGCGTCCACGGCGGCCTGGGCCTGCTGGGGCCCGGCGGAGGGATCCTGCGCGACCCGCTCCGCGACGGCCAGGCCGGCGCCGACCGAGTCCTTGGCGGTCTCCATCGCCTCGCCCGGGAGCCGGTTGCCCACCAGGTCGGTCAGCTCGTCCCGGTAGGCCGTGCCCAGCAGCGAGCCCAGCACCGCGATGCCCAGCGCCCCGCCCAGCTCCAGCGCGGTGTCGTTGACACCGCCGCCGACGCCCAGCTCGGACTCGGGGAAGGAGCCCATGATCGTGTCGGTCGCCGGGGAGATGGCCAGTCCGAGCGCGAGGCCCAGCATCATCAGCGGCGCCAGGAAGTCCCCGTACGTCGACCCCTTGTCGATCTGGGTGAGCAGGAACATGCCCGCCGTGCCGATGGCCATGCCGGTCACGACCATCACCTTCACCCCCAGCTTCGGGGTGAACACCCCGGTCAGCGCGGACCCGAGGAACACCGCACCGCCCAGCGGCAGCAGCCGTAGGCCCGTGTCCAGGGCGCCGTAGCCGAGGACGAACTGCAGGAACTGCGTCGAGTAGTAGAGCACGGCGAACATACCGAAGAAGAAGAACATCACCGCGAGCATCGAGCCGCTGAAGGGCCGCAGCGCGAACTTTCGGACGTCCAGCATCGGGTGCGGGTGCCGCAGCTCCCAGGCTACGAAGGCGGCCAGACCGGCACCGGCGACCACGGCGGCGGTGACGGGGCCGGCGCCCCAGCCGAAGTGCGGGCCCTCGATGGCGGCGTAGATCAGGGAGCCGACGGTGACGATCGACAGCAGACCACCGACGTAGTCGATCCGGCCCATGCCCTCCGCCTTGGACGGCGGTACCAGGGCGAGCGCGCCGAACACGGCGACGACCGCGATCGGCACGTTGATCAGGAAGGTCGAGCCCCAGGCGTGGTCCTCAAGCAGCCAGCCGGAGACCAGCGGGCCGACGGCTACCGCCACCCCGGAGGTCGCGGCCCAGGCGGTGATGGCCTTGGTCCGCTCGCTCCGGGGGAAGGTCGCGACCACCAGGGACAGCGTGGCCGGCATCACGACCGCGGCACCCACACCCATGATCGCGCGGGCCACGATGACCAGCGCAGTCTCGTCGACCATGCTCCCCATCACCGAACCGCCGGCGAAGATCAGCAGACCCAGCACCAGCGCGCCGCGCCGGCTGTACTTGTCGCCGATCGAGCCCAGCACCAGCATCAGCGCCGCGTACGGAACGGTGTAGCCGTCGACGACCCACTGCAGATCACTGCTGCTCAGGCCCAGCTCCGTGGTCATGTCGGGGGCGGCGACGATCAGCGACGTGTTCGCCATCACCGTGATCAGCAGGCTCAGGCACAGGACGAGCAGCGCCCACCAGCGCCGCGCGTACGGCCCGCTCATTTTCTCCACGGGGGTGTTCGCAAGGAAGGACATCAGTAGCTCCTGAGGGGAACGGGGCGGACGAGCGGAAGCACTTGATTGCCCGTGAGGCGAGCGGGCGACGGGCTGAGATCTCCGAGCTTCAAGATCACCCTGTGGCCCCTTGCGGGCTTGCCTCGGCGATCCCCTGGAGGGCCGCGTCGGTGTCCGCGGCGGCCAGCATCCTGTTGATGTCGGCGCCGGCCAGTGCGCCGGCCGCTGCGGAGGCCCCGACCTGGGCGACCAGATCGGTGACGTTGCCGGCCACCCACACACCCGGCACCTCGGTGGCGCCAGCCACGCCGGACGCGAAACCGCGGCCCTTCGGCAGGTCCTGCACCGGCAGGCCCAGACCTTCCAGGCCCTTGGTGCGGGCCTGCAGCTGCGCGACGACCGCGACGACGCGGCGGGCCACGACCTGGCCGTCGGCCAGGCGCACCCCGGCGAGGGCACCGTCGGCGTCGTTGACGACCTCGGTGACCGGGGTGTCGATGACGCGGATGCCGCGGGCGGCGAAGCGAGCGCGGCTGTCCTCGTCCAGGCCGGTGCCGTGGGTGAAGTAGGTCAGGTCCTCGGTCAGCTGACGGAACAGATACGCGTGCTCGATGGAGACCGGTCCGGTGGCGAGGACGCCAATGGGCTCGTCGCGCACCTCCCAGCCGTGGCAGTACGAGCAGTGCACCACACTGTGCCCCCAGTGCTCGGCGAGCCCGGGCACCTCCGGCAGCACATCCCTGAGACCGGTGGCCACCAGGACGCGGCGGGCGGTGATGCTGCGGCCGTCGGCCAGGGTGACGGTGAACCGCAGGTCCCCGTCCGCCGACGGGGCGGCGGACTCGGCCGAGACCACCTCGCCGGACACGACGCGTCCGCCGTACTGGCGCACCTGCTCCCGGCCCCGGCGAAGGATCTCGGACGGCGGGGTGCCGTCCAAGACGATGAAACCGTGCACGGCCTCCGCGGGCGCGTTGCGCGGGGAGCCGCTGTCGATCACGACGACCGAGCGGCGGGAGCGGGCGAGGATCAGTGCACCGTTCAGCCCCGCGGCGCCCCCGCCGATCACCACCGCGTCGACGGTCCCCTCGGCCAGTGCGTCGCTCGCGTACGGAGGAGTCGCCACAGCCATGGCCTCCTGCCTTTCCTTGTCGGTCATGGTTCGGTCAACCCTTCGAGTTCTGGGTGGTTGGAGGGGGGGCAGCCGTTCAGAAAGCCGAGGATGTGGTCGGCGACCGCCTTGGGCTGTTCGAGGTACAGGAAGTGCCCCGCCCCGAGGACAGCCCGACGTCGTGATGTACAGGTCCAGTCCGGCGATGGAACTCGCCGTCGCCAGGATCGCGAGATTCAGACCGGGCCTTGCCGGCCTGGAAGGCGTCGCAACGTCGGGCGGCGCGGAGGAGCGCAAAGGCATGGGTTGCTCTCCATCGCGCCAGGCGTACACACACCCTGTCCGGTGAGCTCAGGATGGTTGTGTACTGAACAGTCAGAAACCTAGATGGTTCTGTACTGGGTTGTCAATAACGGCGGGCCGGCTTTACCTTCGGTGTATGGCGAGACCACGAAGCTTCGACCCCGACCACGTCCTGCATGCCGCCGAGCGCCAGTTCCGCGCCTCGGGCTACAACGGCACGAGCGTCGACGACATCAGCGCCGCCACCGGCCTGGGCCGCGGCAGCCTCTACGCCGCGTTCGACGGCAAACACGGCGTGCTGCTGCGGGCGATGGCCAGCTACTTCGCCCGGCTGGCGCAGGGTCCGCGGAACATGCTCGCCGGACCGGACGAGGGCGCCCTGGAACGACTGCACGCGTACTTGCTCCGCGCCGTCCACGGGGTGCCACTCGCCGCCGACGTACCCCCCGCCCCCGACCGGACGGCGGCGGCCTGCTTCGCCGCCAAGATGGCCCTGGAGATCGGCGCCTCCGACCCCGAGGTCAAACGCCTGGCCAGCGACTGCTTCTCCGTAGTCCGCACGGCGGTGGCCGAGTGCGTGCGAGCGGCCCAGCGCAACGGCGACATCGACCCCGACGCGGACCCCGACGACCTCGCCTACCTCCTGCTGACCATCGTCCGCGGGACCGATGTCGTAGGCGCGTACGGCCACAGTCCCGACCGCCTGACCTCGATCGCGGAGACCGCGTTCGCCTTGCTGCCTCGCCCGCGCCACCGCTGAGAAGAGCACGGCCGGCCTCATGGCACAGGCATCTGACGCGGTCGGCCCTCTTCGACGCCACGGAGGCACGGCCGGTAGGTCTACGCGCCGCCGTGACCTCGTGTGTGCGCGTGCTGTGGTGTTCCCCGGAGGCGTGGGCAACACCCGTAAGGACCCGGAGGCCTTCGCGCGTCTGGTCCACGACGTCGAGACGAAGATCTTCGACGTGCTGCCGGACGAGACCTGGGTCTATCCGGGACACGGCGACGACACGACGCTCGGCGCCGAGCGGCCGCATCTTCCGGAGTGGCACGCGCGCGGGTGGTGAGCCTGAGGGTGATGAGCCCCTGCCGAGGACGGTGAGGCCTGCCCAAGGTGGTGACACCTCCCCGCACGGGGCGCGCGCCCCTGAACGCGCGCCCCGTGTGAATCGCGTGCACGCGCCGACGCTCCACGCGCGCTCCCCCTCATACGTGGTTGCGCGGTCAACTGGTTGCAGCCCCGCGCGGGATGACGGCTCCGGCGCGGATGGGCCGCCGGTCCACGTTCCCCGCCCTCGACCGGCGGCCCCGGCGCACTTACGCGTCCGCCCTGGCCGGGCCCGCGAGCGTCGCGACCCGCTGCACGCCGAACACGTATCCCTGCACCCCGCAGCCCGCGATGACGCCGTCGGCGCGCAGCGAGACGTAGGAGTGGTGCCGGAACGACTCACGCCGGTGGATGTTGGAGACGTGGACCTCCAGCACCGGCATGCCGTCGCAGGTGTTGAGCGCGTCGAGGATGGCGACGGACGTGTGCGAGTAGGCGCCCGGGTTGATCACGATGCCGCAGTGGTTCAGCCGCGCCTCGTGGATCCAGTCGACCAGCTCGCCCTCGTGGTTGGACTGGCGGAAGTCCACCGTGCCGCCGTGCCCGGCCGCCGCCTCGACGCACATCGCCTCGACGTCGGCGAGGGTGTCGCTACCGTAGATCTCCGGCTGACGCTGTCCCAGAAGGTTCAGGTTGGGGCCGTTGAGAATCATGATCGGGGCGTTGGCCAGGCTGCGGGGCACGGTTCCTCCGGTCCGTCGGGGCAGCCGTCCGGGCCGCCGCTCGACCCCGGTTTATCACGGTGAAAGAGCGGGACGGGAAGCCGTACGCTCCGGGCATGACGACCCCGGTGTACCCGCCCAAGCCCTCCCCCGGAGACCGCATAGCCGTCCTCTCGCCCTCGGCCGGCCTGCCGGCGCTCTACCCGCGCCCCTACGAGCTGGGCCTCGCCCGGCTGCGTGAGGACTTCGGCCTGGAGCCGGTCGAGTACCCGACCACGCGCACGATGGATGCGACGCCGCAGGCGCGCGCCGACGACATCCACGCCGCGTTCGCCGACCCGGACGTCACCGCGGTGATCGCGTCGATCGGCGGCGACGACCAGATCACCGTCCTGCCTTTCCTGGACCGGGAGTTGATCCGGGCCCATCCCAAGCCGTTCTTCGGGATGAGCGACAACACCAACCTGCTGGCGTTCCTGTACTCGTCCGGGGTCGTCGGTTACCACGGCACGAGTGTGATGGTCGAGTTCGGGCGCCCCGGAGCTATGCACCCGCAGACCGCCGAATCGCTGCGGGCCGCGCTGTTCACCACCGGCACCTACGAGTTGCGGCCCGCCGAGCGCTGGGGCGACGTCAACGGCGACTGGGCCGATCCGGCGACCTTCGCGGCCGAGCCGGA contains these protein-coding regions:
- a CDS encoding maleylpyruvate isomerase family mycothiol-dependent enzyme, translating into MIDHAHDLESVRTATERLLNALAGRDDASVAEPSRLPGWSRGHVLAHLARNADALVNVFEGRPMYADAQVRDADIERDAPRPLPVQLADVRESAARFQAAAAAPADWSRTVELRNGVVDAAARVPFRRWVEVELHAVDLGIGYELEDLPSEFTVRETEFLAERFAGHPDVPPTRLTDGTRAWRTGRKADEPEVTVTGTPADLLGWLAGRRDGAGLTIDGGPLPALPPL
- the aroQ gene encoding type II 3-dehydroquinate dehydratase, producing the protein MPRSLANAPIMILNGPNLNLLGQRQPEIYGSDTLADVEAMCVEAAAGHGGTVDFRQSNHEGELVDWIHEARLNHCGIVINPGAYSHTSVAILDALNTCDGMPVLEVHVSNIHRRESFRHHSYVSLRADGVIAGCGVQGYVFGVQRVATLAGPARADA
- a CDS encoding TetR/AcrR family transcriptional regulator, yielding MARPRSFDPDHVLHAAERQFRASGYNGTSVDDISAATGLGRGSLYAAFDGKHGVLLRAMASYFARLAQGPRNMLAGPDEGALERLHAYLLRAVHGVPLAADVPPAPDRTAAACFAAKMALEIGASDPEVKRLASDCFSVVRTAVAECVRAAQRNGDIDPDADPDDLAYLLLTIVRGTDVVGAYGHSPDRLTSIAETAFALLPRPRHR
- a CDS encoding MFS transporter — its product is MSFLANTPVEKMSGPYARRWWALLVLCLSLLITVMANTSLIVAAPDMTTELGLSSSDLQWVVDGYTVPYAALMLVLGSIGDKYSRRGALVLGLLIFAGGSVMGSMVDETALVIVARAIMGVGAAVVMPATLSLVVATFPRSERTKAITAWAATSGVAVAVGPLVSGWLLEDHAWGSTFLINVPIAVVAVFGALALVPPSKAEGMGRIDYVGGLLSIVTVGSLIYAAIEGPHFGWGAGPVTAAVVAGAGLAAFVAWELRHPHPMLDVRKFALRPFSGSMLAVMFFFFGMFAVLYYSTQFLQFVLGYGALDTGLRLLPLGGAVFLGSALTGVFTPKLGVKVMVVTGMAIGTAGMFLLTQIDKGSTYGDFLAPLMMLGLALGLAISPATDTIMGSFPESELGVGGGVNDTALELGGALGIAVLGSLLGTAYRDELTDLVGNRLPGEAMETAKDSVGAGLAVAERVAQDPSAGPQQAQAAVDAVHQAFAHGVAQTSLIGGIIMAAGTLIVLAVLPGRRGFAKQSAEPGAGTTASEAATVREHSGSTH
- a CDS encoding S66 family peptidase, with translation MTTPVYPPKPSPGDRIAVLSPSAGLPALYPRPYELGLARLREDFGLEPVEYPTTRTMDATPQARADDIHAAFADPDVTAVIASIGGDDQITVLPFLDRELIRAHPKPFFGMSDNTNLLAFLYSSGVVGYHGTSVMVEFGRPGAMHPQTAESLRAALFTTGTYELRPAERWGDVNGDWADPATFAAEPETPKQGGWTWRGPDRVVEGRSWGGNLEILSWLLMADREISPDPSAYDGGVLILETSEELPSATEVFLILRSMGERGLLRRFPALLMARARTWSFAHPNSPEAAARYATEQREAVERALAAYAPDTLAVFDVDFGHTDPQLVIPYGGTVRVDGPARRITVTY
- the uvrA gene encoding excinuclease ABC subunit UvrA translates to MADRLIVRGAREHNLKNVSLDLPRDSLIVFTGLSGSGKSSLAFDTIFAEGQRRYVESLSSYARQFLGQMDKPDVDFIEGLSPAVSIDQKSTSRNPRSTVGTITEVYDYLRLLFARIGKPHCPECARPITRQSPQAIVDKVLELPEGSRFQVLSPLVRERKGEFVDLFADLQTKGYSRARVDGETVQLSSPPTLKKQEKHTIEVVIDRLTVKDTAKRRLTDSVETALGLSGGMVVLDFVDLAADDPERERMYSEHLYCPYDDLSFEELEPRSFSFNSPFGACPECSGIGTRMEVDPELIVPDEDKSLDEGAIHPWSHGHTKDYFGRLIGALADALGFRTDIPFAGLPQRARKALLHGHKTQIEVRYRNRYGRERVYTTPFEGAVPFVKRRHGEAESDASRERFEGYMREVPCPTCQGTRLKPLVLAVTVMEKSIAEVSGMSISDCAEFLGELKLDARDKKIAERVLKEVNERLRFLVDVGLDYLSLNRAAATLSGGEAQRIRLATQIGSGLVGVLYVLDEPSIGLHQRDNHRLIETLVRLRDMGNTLIVVEHDEDTIKVADWIVDIGPGAGEHGGKVVHSGSLKELLANAESQTGQYLSGKKAIPLPDIRRPQDPSRRLTVHGARENNLQDIDVSFPLGLFTAVTGVSGSGKSTLVNDILYTHLARELNGARNVPGRHTRVDGDDLVDKVVHVDQSPIGRTPRSNPATYTGVFDHVRKLFAETTEAKVRGYLPGRFSFNVKGGRCENCAGDGTIKIEMNFLPDVYVPCEVCHGARYNRETLEVHYKGKSIAEVLNMPIEEATEFFEAVPAIARHLNTLKDVGLGYVRLGQAATTLSGGEAQRVKLASELQKRSTGRTVYVLDEPTTGLHFEDISKLLKVLSGLVEKGNTVIVIEHNLDVIKTADWVVDMGPEGGAGGGLVIAEGTPEEVAAVATSHTGKFLREILGADRISDGAPVKAPRKAAAKKTVAARATTRKTAATATTAAKNTAKSAVAKPAETKATAAKKTTRARKA
- a CDS encoding MBL fold metallo-hydrolase codes for the protein MTYSGQVTVGGPADVHELKDLMITKIAVGPMNNNAYLLRCRATDEQLLIDAANDAQALLGTIGADGIASVVTTHQHGDHWQALAEVVAATRARTFAGREDAAGIPVPTDVPVDDGDVIRVGNVELTARHLVGHTPGSIALVYDDPHGHPHVFTGDCLFPGGPGRTTRPEEFNSLMDGLETKLFDVLPDETWIYPGHGNDTTIGTERPHLAQWRARGW
- a CDS encoding NAD(P)/FAD-dependent oxidoreductase, with product MAVATPPYASDALAEGTVDAVVIGGGAAGLNGALILARSRRSVVVIDSGSPRNAPAEAVHGFIVLDGTPPSEILRRGREQVRQYGGRVVSGEVVSAESAAPSADGDLRFTVTLADGRSITARRVLVATGLRDVLPEVPGLAEHWGHSVVHCSYCHGWEVRDEPIGVLATGPVSIEHAYLFRQLTEDLTYFTHGTGLDEDSRARFAARGIRVIDTPVTEVVNDADGALAGVRLADGQVVARRVVAVVAQLQARTKGLEGLGLPVQDLPKGRGFASGVAGATEVPGVWVAGNVTDLVAQVGASAAAGALAGADINRMLAAADTDAALQGIAEASPQGATG